The genomic region TCGGAGTGTCCTGCGGAGCGTCGCGGCCCACTATCTCACCCAACAGGCGCGTTTGATCCCGGTCGGCACCGCCGCCCGCTTCGGTCGAGACGCCGATGGACGGCCCTATGCCGAGCTGCCCCTGTTCGCGGACCAGCCGCCGGAGCGCGTGCCGATCGCGGACCTGCCTCCGCGCGGGACCGTGGTGCAGACGGCGGTCGTCAGCACGCCCCACGGAGCCGAGCAGGAATTTCATATTCTGGTATGCCCGGCCAGGACGGCGCGCGCGGCCCAGGACGGGCTCGACGAGGCGATCCTCCAGGTGGTCATCGACGAGGTGGGCCTGGAAGGCGTCGAGCGCATGGTGCAGCAGCTGCTCACCGAAGGTCCTACCGCTCAGCTTGACCCGGCCCCGCGGCGGTCATCCCGCCGCCGGCGGCGCTGATCGGCGCGCGGTGCCGCCGGTCCGACCCAGGAATGATCATCCGCTGGGCCGGACCGTCGCTGCTAGCCCTCGGCGCGATCGAGCGGGACAACGATCCAGCGCGGCGCGGCCGGACGGGACGGATCGCGCTGCGGTAGCGCCGTGGGATCGGTGAGCAGATCCAGCTGGTCACACCGAGCCATATGATCCTTTACATATAGCTGTCCATTAAATGGCAGATTGTTCTTCGGCCCTGCTCGTTTCCTCGTTCTCCGCACAACGACTCGACATTGCTTCCCCTGTAGCCTATACTTTTTTTGACATTTTTCGCGAGCGCCCTCCACCCAGCATCCAAGCAATGCTGTGGCCTCTTGACGCGCTACCACACCTGCGGAGTCTGATCTTCGCTGCACGACATCGTGGCCCAGGAGACGCCAATGGGGAAGCGACACCAAGCATCCGCATCCGACGCATGGACACAGCTCACGTTGCGCTTCCGCTGGCCGGAACAACGCAGTTACGAAATCATCCGCCCCGTTGTGTTATTTGGTGATTCCGCTGAGGAACGGGCGCACGAAACCGGAGAGCCGGTGCGCACGCTCTATCGCCACCTCCAACGCTTTGGCACCGCTGGCTTTGCGGGACTCACCGCTGCGGCACATCGACCCCCGCCACGGACCCTCCCGCCTGCTGTCCGGCAGTTGATTGTCGAGCTGAAAGGGGAGCATCCTGATCTGAACCCAAACGAACTGGCGCGGATGTGTCATGCGCAGCTCGACTACCGCCCCGGTGCGCGGACGATTAAGCGCGTGCTGGAAGAAACACCGCCGGTCCCACCCGTGCAGCGGCGATTCCCGTACTTTCATGCGATGGCACCTGTGGATCGTCGGCGCGCCATCATCCAGTTGCACATTGAAGGCTGGGGCAAACAGTCCATCGCCGCGTATTTGCACACGAGCCGACCGACAGTGGATGCCATCTTGAAGCGCTGGGTGAACGAGGATTTAGCAGCCCTCGTGCCGCGTTCCCATGCGCCGAAACGGCGTGTCCGCACGGTTACGCTGAAGGTGCTGCTGACCATTCGCCGCCTCCAAAAGAACCCGCGCTTGGGAGCCTTCCGCATGAGCGCGGCGCTCAAGCAGGAACTGGGCGTGAAGCTCAGTCCGCGCCAGTGTGGACGCATTATGGCGCTGAATCGGGCGCTCTATCATCAGCCAAGCACCCCAAAGCAGCCGCATGAACCAAAAGCGATGCCCTTTAAAGCGACACGACGACATCAATATTGGAGCATTGATATTCGCTATTTGGATATGTGTGGAGGAGCAGGTGGGATGATTTACTGTATCACGGTCATGGATAACTATAGTCGTGCCGTGTTGGCAAGTACGGTAACACGATCCCAAGATTTGACCACCTATCTCTTTGTCTTCTTTCTTGCAGTTCGGAATCATGGCGTACCCGAAGCCATTGTCACCGATGGTGGTGCCGTATTTCGGGCCAAGAAAGCCCTTGAAATTTATCATACGTTAGGGATTCGGAAAGAGCAGATTGAGCAACGGCAACCTTGGCAAAATTACATCGAGGCGCTGTTTAGCATCCAGCGCCGCATGGCCGACGCCCAGTTCGAACAGGCCACGACATGGGAAGCCGTGCTTGATGCGCACGCACGCTGGGTTGCCGACTATAATTATCAGGAACATTTTGCGCATCAGGAGCGGGAGGATGGACGCCGGAGTCCCTTTCAGGTCCTCGCGTGGGTCCGTGGGCGGGTCTATCGCGATGCCGAGCTGCACTATGTCTTTTATTCCACGCGAACGCGCCGACGGGTCGATCGCTTCGGCTACCTACGCTTTCGGAATTGGCGGATCTATGCCGAGGCGGGCATAGCGCAAGCGGGTGTGATGGTGTGGTTATATGAAGAGCACATGACCATTGTGTATGATGAGGTGACGCTCGCCCACTATACGGTGAACTATCAACCAGATCACAAACATCCCTCCAGCATTACCAACCCACGGCTCTATGATACGTCATACCGCTCACCGCAACTTCCGCTCTGGGAATTGAGCGATGATGAATGGAAAAAAGCCTACCCCGTGCCCCTCTACGTCGTCCGCAACAAGGTGATGGAACAAGCGGAACGCATACAACTGACGCTGCCACTGGATATGGCCGGCTAGGACAAGCACCCAATCTGCCATTTAATGGACAGCTATATGTAAAGGATCATATGGCTCGGTGTGCAGCTGGTCGAGCAGCAGGATCTCGCTCGCCGTGGCCCGCGTGTCCGCGTCATCGACGATCGCCCACAGCGTAATGCTGGTGCCATGACATTCGATATACACGGGATCGAGATCCTGAACTTCGGCATCTTCGAGTGCCACGTCGAGTGCTTCGGTTAATTCCACCACCACCGTCGGATACGTGTCGAGCGCGCTCAGCGCGGAACCGAGGAGGGCTTCAATCTCGGCCGTTCGGTGAAACGGCGTTCCGTACCATTGTTCGCTCGTGACAAAGTTGATGGGACAGGCCGTGTTGGCCAGTTCCCAGGCGCGGTGCAGTTGGCGGACGGCGGCGATCGTCTCGTCGTCGAGCGGGAGCGCCCAATAGATCGGCTGCGTGTGCGTGTCGTGCGGGCTCAGCGAAGCGCGCTTAATCAGGACGCGGGTCGGACGATGGGTGGTGGTCATAAAACCATCGGCGCGGAAACCCGCCCGTTTATGGGTGGGAGGAAGCGCCGCCTCTGTGCTGATAGGCATAGCCATCGCTCCGCTGCAGGCGGTGGCAATACCGATGCCCGATGCCCTGCACGATGCCACCCGCCGTTGCGATATTGAAGCTGCCAGTGGCCCGCACCGCTACGCGCCCGACATAGGTACCCCTCTTTTTCCCGTTGGTCACGACCGCACGGACCAGATCGCCCGTCTGAAAGCCCCGGATCACCCGTGCGCCTTTTGGTCCCGTGCGCGGGAAGCCGTACCGATCCATCCGACACATCTGGCGTGAGCTATGCCCGGTGGCCTGGATCAGGAGCGGGCGCACCTCGCGCACCGCGAGTCGCTCAGGGGAGGACGCTCCAACACAGGCGGCGTCAAGCCAATGCATCTTCGGCAGGCCGCGCACCGTGCGGTTGTATTTGGTGCGTCCGCCCGTGCCGACCTCAACCGGCAGCCCCGTTGCTACGAGACAGTGGGAGAGTGCCCAGCGCGTGCTGTTGACGGCTGCCGCATCCTTGAGCGGCTGCTTCGCCTGCGCCTGAAGCTGCGGAAAGCCAAACTCCGCCGCCGTCTGATTGCCCTTGCGCTGGTTGCAGCCGTGGCAGGCCAGTGTTAAGTTGCTGACGCGATCGGAGCCGCCACGACTCTTGGGGATGAGATGTTCCACTTCGAGTGGCACGTTCACCACGCCACAGTAGGCGCAGCGCCGCTGCCATTTGTCGAGCAGGTATTCCCTGACCTCGTAACCTGCCAGCGTCCCCTGCTGATACTGGACACCCTGGATCTCGGCGTCCTGGAGTTGCTGGGTGTCGAAGCGCGCCAGTTCCACGCTGATTGCCCCGATCGGCGCCCAGCGCCGCAGCCGCTCAATCCAGGTCAGCGTGGTCAAGACCCGATGCTGGAGGCTCGGCGGCAGCCATCCAGCGGGACGCGTGCGGTTGAGAAAGCGCGGCTGGCGATAGCGGGTCTTCCGCTGCCGTCGACTGCGGCGCACGGCCCGGCGTGCCAGGAGCCGATCGCGGATCTGCTGACCACGATGGGTCAATTCTGCGGCCCAGACAACCTGACCGGTCGTGTCGTTGACCACGGCAATCCCGGTGGTTTTGCTGCCCGGATCGAGCTTGAGCCGCAGCGGATCTGGCTCAGCCGCACGCGCCGTCTTGAGAATGATGGTGAACGGATAACGCCGCCACACGGCGGCCTGCCCACTTGACAGGAGCTTCCGTGCTGCTGCCGGATGGACCGGATCGCAGGGCTGCTTGTGGGTGTCGATGACCAAGACCTGACTCATAAAAAAACCTCTCTGCGTGCGCAGGTCATGGTCGCCTCGCTCAGTGGATCGGGCTTGTCGAGCGCCCCGGCTTCATCCCTTGCCCCAGGAATCATGCCGGAGCGCGACAGAGCGTCCGGCTGGCAACGCACCGGACGGTGTCCTGACCCGATCAACGGTTCCCGTCATGCGACGGGGAGCTGGTCAGTATAGGCTTGTTCGCACAAGCCACCCCGTGGAACGGGGTGGTTACTGACGCGATTCCTCCTCGGTTGCATGCCATAACAGACTCAGCGCCTGCAGCCCGGGGAGTGCGGAGACACGGCGCGCAGGCGTGGTGGGGGTGTCGGTGCCGCGGTCGAAGCGGGTGACCCAGGTCTCGCCGGGTTGGAGGTCGTAGCCGGCCTGGCGAGCGAGGTCGGCCGCATCGGGACGGATGTACCGGCCCACGCGGGTGCGCCGGGGGTGGCCGCCCACCTCGTGTTTGCCAGGGCTCCGTCGCCTGGTGGCGCGAGCGATGGCCCGCCGGTCGCGCTCGGTGCCCCACGCGACCCGTGGGACACTACTCGGCCTTAAGCGCACATGGTGCGTCTTACCACGGGGAAGCGCGGCACGCGGTCGGGCCGTCTGCGCTGTTCCGCGCAGGGGTCGTTGCGCAGAACGGGCGGGGGTCCCACCGGCCGCGTGAAAGAGGACCCGCTCGCGGCCCTTGACCCGGAGATCGTGCCAGAGGGCAGCCAGGCAGCCATGCAGCGCCAGGGCCAGCGCGCTGCGGCAGCCACCCAGCAGGAGCGGTTCCCAGGCGTCCGGGATCGTCGCCTCGCTCGTCCACCAGAACACCCGCCCAAAGGCGCCATCCGTCGGCAGCAGCCGGACCCAGAAGCCGTCGGGGCTCGCCACAATCCGGAGCGCGGCCACGCCCATCTCCTGGAGCGGAAGCAGATGCGCGGGTGGCACCAGCTCCCACCGTCCGGATGGATTCTGGGTCCCACAAGTACCCGCATGGATGAGCTGCGCGATGGCGGCCATGCGGTGATCAAACAGGTCGTCCGGCACCCGCGCCGCGGCGAGCCGGGCCGCCTGCGTATCCGGATCGAGGTGATTGCCCGGCTCGCCCAGGGAGCCATCGCACAGCCACGCGAGCGCGGCATCCGTGATGGTCGGCGCCGATGGATGGCAAAGGACCAGGCCCTGCGCGAGGGCCAGGCCCTGGCGACCGGGGGTCATCTGGACCGGCAGGCCCCGAATGCTGGGGGTGCCGGAGCGCAGCACCTGCAATGTCGCAATGCCGGTCAGCATGCGGGTAACGGCGCGCGCCTGGTCGAAGTCGGCGGCGCGAAAGGCACTGATCTCGCGGACCACGATGGGATCGAACGTCCACAGCAGCTCGCTGAGCCGCAGAAAGATCCGGAGCGAGTCGCCATCTGAGGTGGGCCAGACCAGATCGGACCGGCGCAGCATGCTGCGCAGCAGGCCATACGCGTGCCGCGTGACCGTAGCGTCGTCGATTGCGCGCCAGCCGGGTCGCGCGCACGCTTCGGGGAGGTAGGCGGCGATCGGGCCAACGCCGGCGAGCATGCTGGATAGCTCGTGCGAGCGGCTGCGTGGATCATCGGTCAGCGCGAGGTACAGGGCCAGGAGCAACGCCGGCATCGGTACCGCTGGGCGATCCGGTCGAGCGAGGATGGCGGTGAGCGCCTGCCAGGGCGACGTCTTGCCGTTGCCGGACAATCGGACGACCCAGCGCCGATCGGCGATCACGGCGCGGCCCCACCAGCCGTTGCCCGTCGTCGGCAGGTAGTGCGCCTGCGGCGTTGCCACCAGATCCTGGGGCTGAACCCCGGCCGCCAGGATCACGTCGAGCCGGGCCTGTCCTGGCCGTTCGATCACCAGATCGAGGGCGATCCGCGTTCCCGGCCACAGGCGACGTCGGTGCTGCTGCTGGGTCATGGCGCCACCCGTGGATCAGCGGGTGGTTGCTGCGCGTCCTGCTCGTCGATGAAATCAAAGAGGGACGTGAGATCGCCATCCGGTGGAGCCGCCGCAGCCAGGTGTTCGACAAAGCTTGTTATGTCAAGACGATGGACCGGGCGCTCACCGTTCGCGGTACGGGCAGCGCCTGAGCGATCGCCCCGCTGGTCATTGCTAGCCCGGTCGCCCCGCTGGTCATTGCCAGCCCGGTCGGCTGGACGCTGCTCCCGGTCTGCGCGATCCGGTCCCGCCTGGGTCGGCGCGCGGCGGTCGCCACGCTGGTCGCTCCGTTGGTCGCCGCGCTGGTCGCCGCGCTGTTCGGAAGCGCGCCCCTCGGCGCGGTGATCCGGAGCGGGACGCCGCTCCTGGCGCTCGCCTCCCGGTCCACGGGCATCAGGCCGCCGCTCGCCGCCGCGATCCCCTCGATCGCGCGGTCCCGGCTCATCGGGGCGCCGCGGGTGCGCTCGGTCGCTGCCGGGTTCGGGCAGGGGCCGCTGCGGGCGTGGGGCAGGGCCAGGACCACCGCTCCGCGGGCCGGGATCGGGCTGGTCGTCGGTAATCACCCCGGCGATATGATCGAGGTAGCCCTGGATCTGCTGGTCCTTGTCCAGCGGGCGATACGGAATGCGCGTGGCGCTGACAGCCTGGACGCCGTCGACCAGCTCGCGCAGCGTGTCGCCGATGCCGTACACCAGGCCGCGCACGACGTTGGCGAGTTCATCCCGCTCGGCCGGCGTCAAGTTCGCGAAGCCGATCAGGGCTTTCTCCTGTGCCCGCAGCAGCGTATTCCGCAAGATCACGATCTGGGCCTTCGTCTGGATCTCGTACCGCTTGACGAGGTGCGCCTGGCGGATAACTTCGATCGCCTCGGCGGTCGAGACCTGCGACACCAGCAGACCGGGCAACACGAAGAAGCCGATGATGCTCAAGACCGTCTGGTGAACGCTGTAGCCGCTCTGCTCGACAACATCCTGGGTGAGCCACCAGCTATTGATCAGCCAGGCGTCGTAGCCGATCAGAAAGATCGCCGACAGCACCAGCACCAGGTAGCCCCAGGTGCGCATCCGAATCTTCATCACCAGCATCCCGGCGGGAGAGGTCGGGAAAATAAATCCGACAAAAATGATCGGCGCGAGAACGAAGATGGCGGTGAAGGAGAGCGCCACCGCGACATTGTTCGTCATACTGCTCTGGACGATCCAGTGGAAGGCGGCGCTGCCGACGACGGACGCGAGTGCCGCCAGCAGCAAGCCGGTTCGTCCAGTGAATTCGACAGGGTGGTGCTGCTTGCTCATCGCCGTGGCTCCTACGCGGATGGGAACGTCTTGGAGCGGATGGGCCGCTCGTGAACGGTGCGACGCTGGCCCTGCAGATGCAGCAAGCGGCGATGAACCGCGCGGGCCTGGCGCAGGATCTCAGGATCGCCACCGGTCTGTTCGGCATGGTCGATCAGCACCAGCAGGATCGCGCTGACGCGCCAGAGGAGCCCACCGGGCATGACAATGGTTTTCCGCAGCACGAGCCGCACGATGGTCGTGACGATGAGCCGAATGTCGTTGGCGACAGGACGAGCGCGAAACCGCCGGGCGGACGGCGGGGTGACGGGCCGGGTGGAAGCGTTGTGTGCCATGGGGTCCATCCTCGTTAATACCTCTCGATAAATTGTATCATAGTAGATTACAATTGTCAACCAATAATTTAGTATTATACTGATGCACGATGATGGCGTGGAAAGCGGGCAGGACGTGTCCAGGTGTCGAGGCATGGCGGGGTTCAGCTGGCGGACGGTACCGAGACGTGGCAGACAGCAGGGATGAGCGTGGTGGAGTCGCGCAGTTGGTGGTTCTGGGAGCGTGCTGCGGTTGTTTCTTGATCAGAGGGACGAGTGGCCAGCCTGCCAGTCGTTGCACGACGGCGGGTTCAGGTGGGGTACAAGCAGCTCGATGACGTCGACGAGTGTTTGGTAGCCGCGAATGGGAATCGGCTGTAATCAAATAACATCAGGCATTATCCACGCCCAGCGACCCGTGCTCTTTCAGCGCTTCCAGGGCAACTTGAAACTTGAACTGGGCGCTGCGCCGCTGCCGTTTCTTCGCCATGATCCCCTCCACATGCGGTCTGCCAATCCTAGCAGATCTTTACTTCGCACGTGGTCTAGTTTCTGGGACCAATCATACTGTATCTCCAATCACCGACTCCACACCCTTTCTTTAATCACTTCCTCG from Herpetosiphonaceae bacterium harbors:
- a CDS encoding helix-turn-helix domain-containing protein — its product is MGKRHQASASDAWTQLTLRFRWPEQRSYEIIRPVVLFGDSAEERAHETGEPVRTLYRHLQRFGTAGFAGLTAAAHRPPPRTLPPAVRQLIVELKGEHPDLNPNELARMCHAQLDYRPGARTIKRVLEETPPVPPVQRRFPYFHAMAPVDRRRAIIQLHIEGWGKQSIAAYLHTSRPTVDAILKRWVNEDLAALVPRSHAPKRRVRTVTLKVLLTIRRLQKNPRLGAFRMSAALKQELGVKLSPRQCGRIMALNRALYHQPSTPKQPHEPKAMPFKATRRHQYWSIDIRYLDMCGGAGGMIYCITVMDNYSRAVLASTVTRSQDLTTYLFVFFLAVRNHGVPEAIVTDGGAVFRAKKALEIYHTLGIRKEQIEQRQPWQNYIEALFSIQRRMADAQFEQATTWEAVLDAHARWVADYNYQEHFAHQEREDGRRSPFQVLAWVRGRVYRDAELHYVFYSTRTRRRVDRFGYLRFRNWRIYAEAGIAQAGVMVWLYEEHMTIVYDEVTLAHYTVNYQPDHKHPSSITNPRLYDTSYRSPQLPLWELSDDEWKKAYPVPLYVVRNKVMEQAERIQLTLPLDMAG
- the iscB gene encoding RNA-guided endonuclease IscB, which codes for MSQVLVIDTHKQPCDPVHPAAARKLLSSGQAAVWRRYPFTIILKTARAAEPDPLRLKLDPGSKTTGIAVVNDTTGQVVWAAELTHRGQQIRDRLLARRAVRRSRRQRKTRYRQPRFLNRTRPAGWLPPSLQHRVLTTLTWIERLRRWAPIGAISVELARFDTQQLQDAEIQGVQYQQGTLAGYEVREYLLDKWQRRCAYCGVVNVPLEVEHLIPKSRGGSDRVSNLTLACHGCNQRKGNQTAAEFGFPQLQAQAKQPLKDAAAVNSTRWALSHCLVATGLPVEVGTGGRTKYNRTVRGLPKMHWLDAACVGASSPERLAVREVRPLLIQATGHSSRQMCRMDRYGFPRTGPKGARVIRGFQTGDLVRAVVTNGKKRGTYVGRVAVRATGSFNIATAGGIVQGIGHRYCHRLQRSDGYAYQHRGGASSHP